In the Methanococcoides methylutens genome, one interval contains:
- a CDS encoding transcriptional regulator gives MNLETPCQAVVWDILPAIRAALAMELVKNGIAQKEVAKMFGMAPSAVSQYMTKKRGYRIEFDEDVKESISRLALEIQEGKVDNVSAKICEICRYLRRGEGACPVED, from the coding sequence ATGAATCTGGAAACTCCCTGTCAGGCAGTTGTATGGGATATCCTCCCGGCTATCCGTGCAGCTCTTGCAATGGAACTTGTAAAGAACGGGATCGCACAGAAAGAAGTTGCAAAGATGTTTGGAATGGCTCCTTCTGCCGTGTCTCAATACATGACAAAAAAACGAGGCTATCGTATAGAATTTGATGAAGATGTGAAAGAGTCGATATCTCGTCTTGCTCTTGAGATACAGGAGGGTAAGGTGGATAATGTCTCTGCAAAGATCTGTGAGATCTGCAGGTATTTAAGAAGAGGTGAGGGTGCCTGCCCTGTGGAAGATTGA
- a CDS encoding BatD family protein — MFRKALIVLLMVLCVLSVTASAYTLDDIEWKSTETKTLQWGHNFENGEAKDDSYDTYVIKAEDFSSDGFVSLSLSKDGQIKDIASLGLADSWEYRDEENGQDIKLFIKEIKTNVDQWTGNMEDPTVKVEVYRRGVPDFDIDIKTEKNEYDPRSPSNPKEVVTTITVKNKGYAKAEDVEVIVDPAGMELADGDLKTHITTLAKDETSEIIEVDFEVPHLWEETDLDIEVTVRAKDINGDIHEDSEKKEITVMPKAELILTKSIIEELYMDETAYVSVAVRNYGIYSMNSVTIKDTVLSSMELKDSVTLEKTVSFKPGETIEVFSYALKPIKPGKYTSPEAVATYTASNGKTYTYESEDPKIEINGPYITLSQKMDKTKVEPGTEVKVTVTTKNEGNRDASTRVSSTDFPEGSTFVSGDTSFDKVLGKGESGSYSYILKMNDEGTFKLSPATATFIDMESYKGEKISNMPEITVEIPEPKETSTSSSTSNPSNGDSSQPGTESNEEVVEPGFESIFAITALAGVYLAIRRRK, encoded by the coding sequence ATGTTCAGGAAAGCTTTGATCGTACTACTAATGGTGCTTTGTGTATTATCAGTTACAGCGTCTGCGTACACGCTTGATGATATCGAATGGAAATCTACAGAAACAAAAACTCTTCAATGGGGACATAATTTTGAAAATGGGGAAGCAAAAGATGATTCTTATGACACATATGTAATCAAAGCAGAGGACTTCTCAAGTGATGGGTTTGTGTCCTTATCCCTTTCGAAGGATGGACAGATCAAAGATATTGCCTCCCTCGGCTTGGCTGACAGCTGGGAATACAGGGATGAAGAGAATGGACAGGATATAAAACTCTTCATCAAGGAAATAAAGACCAATGTCGATCAATGGACCGGCAACATGGAAGATCCTACTGTGAAAGTTGAAGTATACAGAAGAGGTGTTCCTGACTTCGATATTGATATCAAGACTGAAAAGAACGAATATGACCCTAGATCCCCGAGCAATCCAAAAGAAGTGGTAACTACCATCACTGTAAAAAATAAAGGATATGCAAAAGCAGAAGATGTTGAGGTCATCGTTGATCCTGCAGGAATGGAACTGGCCGATGGAGATCTCAAGACCCACATAACCACATTAGCTAAAGATGAAACATCTGAAATCATAGAGGTCGACTTTGAGGTGCCCCACCTTTGGGAAGAAACCGATCTTGATATTGAAGTGACTGTACGAGCTAAAGACATCAATGGCGACATCCACGAAGACAGTGAGAAAAAGGAAATAACCGTAATGCCAAAGGCTGAACTAATACTTACAAAATCAATTATTGAAGAACTCTATATGGATGAGACAGCATATGTTTCGGTAGCGGTCCGCAATTATGGCATTTACAGCATGAACTCAGTTACAATAAAAGACACTGTACTTTCCAGTATGGAACTTAAAGACAGTGTAACACTTGAAAAGACAGTATCATTCAAGCCCGGAGAAACCATTGAAGTTTTCTCCTATGCACTGAAACCCATTAAACCAGGGAAATACACATCACCTGAAGCAGTTGCAACATATACAGCCTCTAACGGTAAAACCTATACATATGAATCAGAAGATCCAAAGATCGAGATCAATGGACCTTACATCACCCTGTCCCAGAAAATGGATAAAACAAAAGTAGAACCTGGGACCGAGGTTAAAGTTACTGTGACCACTAAGAACGAAGGTAACAGGGATGCAAGCACAAGAGTGTCATCCACTGATTTCCCCGAAGGTTCAACTTTTGTCAGTGGTGATACATCCTTTGATAAAGTACTGGGAAAAGGTGAATCCGGAAGCTATTCATACATTCTGAAGATGAATGATGAAGGAACATTCAAACTTTCACCTGCAACTGCAACTTTTATCGATATGGAAAGCTACAAAGGTGAAAAAATATCTAACATGCCTGAGATAACGGTAGAAATTCCTGAACCTAAAGAGACCTCAACTTCATCAAGTACAAGTAATCCATCAAACGGTGACAGTTCACAACCAGGAACTGAATCAAATGAAGAGGTTGTGGAACCTGGTTTCGAATCGATCTTCGCAATTACTGCACTTGCAGGCGTATATCTGGCAATAAGAAGGAGAAAATAA
- a CDS encoding sensor histidine kinase — translation MDLKEISLRKKLTFYIVAGTFLIFIASALLIISTTLSQHEELAYQQSIEIARKHANEFNADQMKYHAFSKIIADTISGSLICDREEANKLLEEILIKNPELVGTYVCFEPNAYDGRDMEYANTSGHDSTGRYIPYWNKLDGNISLDPLQNYEELDYYKLPKHTGNYVLTEPYWYSEKIIISHSTPIFRDGQFIGIGGVDVTLNGMDSIVSNITAFQSGYAILSSNEGLILSHPTKKEWIGEKTLYEFNDDITMMADDIKEGKSGHIETVDPSTGKQVIAFYEPTKEGKYSFILVVPKDDMFKGVIDLKNELITILMIAILLMGLVASLTAKTVSKNIENIVNDFKEISDSALTGNFDARANTEIDIDFREFTVGLNHLLDNLQRSSELNEEMADIIDHSPVTVFKWKNKKGWPVELVSGNIALFGYVADDFISKKINYADIIHPDDLERVEDILSESITKRTPHFSQYRIITRSGEIRWVEEQTLLQIDKNNNLNYMQGIIVDITERKNAEDQIINAKIAAEASNQTKSKFLANMSHELRTPLNSIIGFSDILLENIAGPINEKQEKYIYNVLNSGKHLLNLINDILDLSKVEAGKMDIHYEVFYVREIVTNVVTIIKPLAQKKAIKLAINIEEGISTINADKTKFKQILYNLLSNAIKFTDEKGEVHLIVTCVDNQLKISVTDTGIGIAQENIEKIFQPFKQIESDNSRNYQGTGLGLVLVKTFVELHGGNIEVKSKKEAGSTFTFTIPIDEMKVSEKEQNEE, via the coding sequence ATGGATCTAAAAGAAATTTCATTAAGAAAGAAACTTACATTTTATATTGTTGCAGGAACCTTTTTAATTTTTATAGCATCAGCTTTGCTAATAATCTCAACAACATTATCCCAGCATGAAGAACTTGCATACCAGCAATCCATAGAAATTGCCCGCAAGCATGCAAACGAATTCAATGCAGATCAAATGAAATATCATGCATTTTCAAAAATCATTGCAGACACAATCTCCGGTAGCCTTATCTGCGATCGGGAGGAAGCAAACAAGCTCCTGGAGGAGATACTTATAAAAAATCCGGAGCTTGTTGGGACATACGTCTGTTTTGAACCCAATGCATATGATGGGAGAGACATGGAATATGCAAATACATCAGGCCATGATTCAACTGGCAGGTATATCCCATACTGGAATAAGCTGGATGGTAATATAAGCCTTGATCCTTTACAGAACTATGAAGAACTTGATTACTACAAATTACCAAAGCATACAGGAAATTACGTACTAACGGAGCCATATTGGTATTCAGAAAAAATAATCATCAGTCACTCAACACCGATATTCCGTGACGGACAATTCATTGGAATTGGGGGTGTCGATGTAACTCTCAATGGCATGGACAGCATTGTAAGTAACATTACAGCATTCCAGAGCGGATATGCCATACTTAGCAGCAACGAGGGTCTTATCCTTTCACATCCAACCAAAAAAGAATGGATCGGTGAAAAAACACTTTACGAATTCAATGATGATATCACTATGATGGCAGATGACATCAAAGAAGGAAAAAGTGGTCACATCGAAACAGTAGATCCGAGTACAGGAAAGCAGGTTATCGCATTCTATGAACCTACAAAAGAAGGAAAGTATTCATTCATACTTGTAGTTCCGAAAGATGATATGTTCAAAGGAGTTATAGACCTTAAGAATGAATTAATTACAATATTGATGATCGCAATATTGCTCATGGGACTGGTTGCGTCCCTTACAGCAAAAACTGTGAGCAAAAATATAGAAAATATTGTTAATGACTTTAAAGAGATTTCAGATTCTGCTTTAACCGGAAACTTTGATGCCAGAGCAAATACTGAGATTGACATTGATTTTAGAGAATTTACAGTCGGATTAAACCACCTGCTCGATAATCTCCAAAGATCAAGCGAACTTAATGAAGAAATGGCTGATATAATAGACCACAGTCCTGTAACTGTCTTTAAATGGAAGAATAAAAAAGGATGGCCAGTAGAACTTGTATCCGGGAACATAGCACTATTTGGTTATGTTGCTGATGATTTCATATCAAAAAAAATAAATTATGCAGACATCATCCACCCTGATGATCTTGAACGCGTAGAAGACATACTTTCAGAGAGTATTACAAAAAGAACCCCACATTTTAGCCAGTATCGGATAATAACAAGATCAGGAGAAATTCGTTGGGTTGAAGAACAGACACTCTTACAAATTGACAAAAATAATAATCTAAATTACATGCAGGGAATTATCGTTGATATAACGGAAAGAAAGAATGCCGAAGACCAGATAATTAATGCAAAAATAGCAGCAGAAGCCTCTAATCAAACAAAGAGCAAGTTCCTTGCAAACATGAGTCACGAACTCAGGACACCACTTAATTCAATAATTGGTTTTTCAGACATACTTCTCGAAAATATTGCAGGTCCAATTAATGAAAAGCAGGAAAAATACATTTATAATGTATTGAATAGTGGAAAGCATCTTCTAAACCTTATTAATGACATACTTGATCTTTCAAAAGTCGAAGCCGGAAAAATGGATATCCATTATGAGGTATTTTATGTGAGAGAGATCGTCACAAATGTTGTAACAATCATAAAACCTCTTGCACAAAAAAAGGCTATCAAGCTTGCGATAAATATTGAAGAGGGCATATCCACCATAAATGCAGACAAAACAAAATTCAAGCAGATCCTCTACAATCTTCTAAGTAATGCGATTAAATTTACAGATGAAAAAGGAGAAGTTCACCTGATAGTAACCTGTGTTGACAATCAACTGAAAATCAGTGTTACTGACACAGGTATTGGAATTGCTCAGGAAAATATTGAAAAGATATTCCAGCCATTCAAGCAGATCGAATCAGATAATTCCAGAAATTACCAGGGAACCGGACTTGGACTTGTTCTTGTCAAAACCTTTGTAGAACTACATGGCGGCAATATAGAGGTAAAAAGCAAAAAAGAAGCTGGAAGTACATTCACCTTCACCATACCAATTGATGAGATGAAAGTTTCAGAAAAAGAACAGAATGAAGAATAA